The DNA sequence AGTCTGTGTTATCCAGTTCTTTAGCTTCTTCTAAAATAGCAGACTTAACATCCTCCATCGTAGCACTGGGATTTAAAGCAACTACAGTAGATGCAGTGAAGTATGCCCAAATAGCACCGAGATGCTCACCGCCTTTAAAGGAATCCAAAGATTTTACACATTCATTAATAAGTGTTTTTTGTTCTGTAGTTAATTCATTAAAACGCGAATTGATACCCCGTGCTGTCTGCAAAGCTCCAGCTATAGCTGCACTACTGATGTCTCCCTGTGATACACTCAAGTCAATTGGGGCAAACACCCCAATTAAAGAGCCTACAAAGCTAGTCAGATTAGAGAACATAGTTCCCTGATGCTGGTTAACATAGATGCTGGCTGCAACTACAGTATCAAAAGATGTTAAAGCATTAACTTGATCTTTATATAATCCTGTTATGTCCTGACAGAAACTAATTTTATCATTTCTGGAAAGTTCAGAAGAATCTATCAATGCAGCTAGTTTCTCTCCAGCATCTGTGATCTGTTGTAGTCCTGCCTCATCAAAATTACCTACATGATCGGCTAAAGTCTGTAACTCTTGTTTAATCTCTCCAAAGCTGACAAACTGCTCTGGTGTTAGCATGCCCTCTACTGCAGAGAGAATATCGTTCAACCCTTCTACTCTACCATCTGCAAATGTTTGAACTAAAGTAGCTTCATTTCCATATTGATTTGCTAACTGGTTAGTAAAATCTGTTTTCATCCCTCCAGTAAATGTATCTGCCCGTTGTATTGCGACGAAAATCTGATCAGGAAAAGTGTATAAAGACTCAAAATCCTGTTCTGTTAAATTAGTACCTGCAGTCAGCAGACGCTGAAGCTCTGTATTTAACTTTTCAAAAACATCCCTATTTGTAGGATTCTTAGACTGGACTGCAGCCATGATTTTGATCATTACACTATTGATATTAACAATAAGATCTTGACCCCATTTCTGCTTGACTGCGTTATAGTAAGTTCCTGAGCCAGCTATTGGCGTGCTTGCCGTAACAACAATAGAGGCGTTGTCAGAGGAAAGAGGTTTTTCATGAATAGCTATCACAGGAATAGAAGTCATGACTGTCTTACTCTCGACTTGATGTTTATGTAGTTGTTCTACCGCATGGCGGTAGCGCTCATTTCCCTTCTGTTCTAAAACTTGAATCAACTTTTCTAGTATGTATCGGTCAGCGGTAACTCTTTCATGACTAACGATGTGTTCGAATAAATCCGTATGTTTTTGTGCGTAAGACTGTATTGGGAATACTATACGAAGTTTACTACAAGATGTTGAAATAGAAGAACTATAAATCATATCAATGTCTACTTTAAATAAGCAAAGAATTATTTTTAATTAACATTAACATGAAAATATTATTTTTATAATCTAAAAAATTAATCTTTTCTTTAAAAACAAAACCATCAACTGTATACAAACAAATTATTTTTTAACTAAAAAGTCGCATAGAAAAAAAATAGAATAAAATAAGAAAATAAAATAAAAATTATCAATTATTTTATATGTCTACCTTTTCTATTCAAAACCGACCAAGAACAATTTCTGGTGAAAGCGCGCACATTATTAAACTTGATCACAAATACTCTGGTTTTGATCCTAGATCCGTCCCTGCTATAAACTTAGAAGAACTTAATTCAGGAATTTATGCTTTAAGACATTTAATGAATGCTCTGCAATCAGAAAATGCAAATATTGCTTGTTTCTTAAATCCTAATAATACGATCTTTCCAACTACCGAAGTTCGGTCATATTTAAAAAACTTACCTCTCCAAGCCAGTGCTCCAGGACGAGCACTGCGATCTCCTGCCGATTTATTATCTACAGCGGCTCTTGCTTTAGTTCCTATTATTGATGCAGGTCTAACGGAATTAGTCGACTCTGTTACGGAAATTAATTTAAGCTCTTTATCGACAATATCTACGGTTCGTCAATTAATGAAGTCCTATCTAAACCTAACATCATTAACACCTGAACAAGAAAGAGCTGTATTTGCTAGTGCTTCTGTTCCTTCAGAAGAAAATTTAATTTCTCATGTAAAACAAGAAAAAGCCACTGAAATTAAAGCAAAGCAAGATGAGATTAAAGCCTCTTTAGAAGCTCAGGGAGTCCCTCCGGAAGAAATTGAAAAAATCCTGCAAGCGTATCCCGACACCTATGCCACCGAATTTATTAAAGAATTCATTGAACAACCTTTACATACATACCGTTCACAAGTTGGTGGCCCCATTACAAGCATGAATGAAACTGCCATACAAAATATGCCTATACCTCCAACAATCACTCCAGACAATGTCAATGATGTCAATGGTATGATGATTCTAAGCACTATTTTAAAATCTATAAACGATGCTGTTAAACAAGCACCCGCTCTTGCTGGAGATGAAGAAATCATCACTATGCTACAAACTTTAATTCCTCTATCGGATAAGACCAATTTTACAGCAATTGAATTAAAAACAATTTATACAGGAACACAGCTTCCTAATACAAAAGCTTTAGAAAACTATCTCTCAAATAGACAAATTGCTGAGTATCGAGGAAAAATCACAGCAATGTATCGAACTTCGGTTCACAACCTCTCTAGCACTCAACGTACAGTTGCAAACAATCGAAAAATGCTAGAAGAAGAGTTGAGCATTTTCCAACAAGCACAGAATTGTTTTGTCACCTGGATTAGTCAAGCAAACGCACTTCGAACAGGTATCACAAATAACTATACTTCTGCTGTACTAACAACTTCTATGGAAATGTATGGAGGACTACTCTGCCTTTCTTACATGTATGAGAGGTTATCCACTAACGCAAAAGCAATTTTCGACAAAAGTGTGAATGAATATTTAAAAATCATAATCATCGAAGGTGGTTCTTGGGTAAGCGGCTGGATTGCAAAAATGGCTGCATATCAAGAATTAGCAGAGTATTCTTTAGGAACTGCGGTAACAAGTCAAAATCAAATTAAAGATTATCTTCAAAGACGTGGCAATGAGTTCAAAAACACCCGTCATTTCTTCCATGATATTGGTGATCAAATGTACCAATTTGCTAATGATCCAGTGTTTGGCAACTCTCTTACGACAAAAAATGGTGCTTTACAACCAAACTTAGCTGGTTTTATTCAAGAAGCTATGATTAACGTAGGAACTGTTAGAAACGATTATGTAAGCAATGCCCAAAGAATTCTTAATGAATTTAATACATCTGCATCAGCTTATACTACACAATTACAATTACAAATAGCAGCTCTACAAAAGAAGTATGATGATTTAGATCCACAACAAGCTTCTTTTACAGAAAATCGTCAATTTGCTGTAGCTGCTTGGCTAGCATCTGAAAGTCTTGGGAATGCTTTAATTTCGATGATATTAAAATCGCAATTGCCTAAACAAGAAGCTTTTTTAGAACCTTTAATTGAAGAAATTAACTTCAATAACATCGCGGCAAATGCCTTAAATAGCCTTTTGCAAATCACAAATGAATTTTCTACCACCTCGGTTTATTATAGTTTATCTTCTTATTTAGTTCAGAGTAAAACTGGTCAAGATCTCTTTGCTGGGGATTACTACGAAACTCTTTTAGCTGCTTCCAGAGAACGAGAATATATTGCTCGTGATACTGCTAAATGCAAACAAGCTATTACTTTAGTCAATGAACTCCTCAAAAAAATTCAAAATCTTCCTGGAGCAACTTCAGCACAAAAACAAGAAATGCTTAATGCAACAACTTACTATCAGTACAGCTTGTCAGTCACCTTGAATCAACTTACAGTCTTAGAATCGTTATTCGTTAGTATCACAATGAGTCTTAAAACAGCAGCTGACGGTAAATATGAAAAAAGTGTATTTCAAATTCTTGGTTTTGACAATTGGATTCCGACTCTAGCTGCTTTAGAAAGTTTTTTAACTAGTGGTTTCCCTAACATCAGTGCAACAGGGGGTTTGGGGCCTCTATTTACTCAAGTGCAATCTGACCAACAAAATTATACTTCTCAAAGTCAAACTCAGCAACTAAACCTACAAAATCAAATGACCAACATTCAGCAGGAGTGGACATTGGTATCTACATCTATGCAAGTATTAAATGGAATTTTATCTCAGCTTGCCTCCGCAATCTATTCTAATTAGGTTTAACCTTATAAATTTTTCTATATCTTAAGATTTTCTCCGTTTCCTCTTAAGCAAAATGAACAATTATCTAGTATAAAAGTTTTCTTATAACTTGTTTAAAGAATCCAAAGGGCTGTCGGAATCATTTACACAAACAGAAGCTCGCGGAGCAGAAAAAGCGGATCAATCTGTAGCTAGAATGATCTCTGAAGGTAGTTCTACTCTTGGGGATGTCTACGGTCAGGTTTCAGCGTTAGAGTCAGTGATGTCCATGATACAAAGTAAATAAATCTATAAATTAGAAGCAAAGAAAGTCTACAAATTCAAATCAACATTATATTGGCTACTCTTTTTGCAGGGATTTTCCTACAATCTATCAATAGACTGATCAATCATATGTTATTGAAGATAACTGGCATATAGAGAACCAATATTGACCAATACCTGCTGAATAAAGGAAGAATTAGTTTCAAAAGACAGTGCTTTAATTTCAGCAGCTGTTCTAGACCCTTCAGCAAATAAGCTTTCTAACTTAGCTATGAACTTTTGTGTAGAATCATCAGAAATTTGTATATAAGGATAGCCAAACTGCGGAGGTTTTGTAACTGCTGATGTAAGCTTTTTCTTAATCTCCTCATTATTTGCTTGGAAATTACTTTGTATCATGGACATCACTGACTCTAACGCTGAAACCTGACCGTAGACATCCCCAAGAGTAGAACTACCTTCAGAGATCATTCTAGCTACAGATTGATCCGCTTTTTCTGCTCCGCGAGCTTCTGTTCGTGGTCTAGGCACAGATCGCGTTAAAGCCGGAGTACTTACATTATTTATCACATCACGAGTTGCATTATTTCTAGCATTAGCATAGGCGTTGTTAATGGTTTTGTAAGCCTCATAGCCTGCTGATATCTGTGATTTATAATCCTTACCGGAAGATTGTGATGTTTTGTAAAGCTGTTTTACAGATGATCCTATAGTACTTGCTGAAGCAGGGGCAACTCCCGAGCTCACGACAGCTGCAGAAGCAATTTTACCTAAAGCATTAAGTATACCTTCTTGTTGCGCTGCTTTACCCAAAGCTTCTTGTAAAGCTTTTTGTGCACCTAGTAATGCTTGTGCAGCGTCAGTCTTTCCTGCTGCTGCTGCTTCTCCAGCCTGTGCTCCAAGTTCCTGTTCTGCAGCTTTAGCATCAGGATTTTGCGTATTGAACATATGAATCATCTGACGAAATCCAGATAATAAAATTGAAGCACTCTCATTTGCTGCGTCATCTAAAAGCATGGCAACACGCATATTACCGACAGTGTTTGTGTTTTGCTGAGAGCTACCAACCGTGGCTCCTGGATTTGGAACATCACTTCCATCCGCAGGCTTGATGTTTTTAAGTTCTTTTTCAGCTTGATTGACCAAAGCTTGAGCATCCTTAAGAATAGAAGAATTGGGAAACTTTTTTAAAGCTTCCTCTATTCGTGTTTTTGCTGCCGCAATACTCGCTTTAGCAGCATCAACATTGTTTTGACTGTTATTCGCCTTAGCCTCTTCCACAGCACCGTTAGCGTTCTGTGCCGCATAGTACGCATTTCTAATTAGACCACCATCTTGCTGTATAAGGTCATTCTGCGCACTTGTTTGATCAACTAGAGATTGAGCAATCGCTGGTGTTTTTCCTGGAATTACTGGGTTGTCTTGCATCTCTTTAAGCAATTGTGCAGCTTGTTCATTGTTCATCACGGCTTGTTGCAAGGCAGCCTGAAGAAGATCAAAAGAAGTCAAGGTCTCTAATGATCTATAAATATCCTCATTATCCGAAAGGTATTTCGCTAACTCTTTAATTTGTGCTCCAACTTGAATTGCTTGGGTATTCTTAACTTCCCAATCACTAGCAATTGCTTTTTCCTCATCGGTACTAGCCGTTTTTTTCATGTTATCTACAGCATTCTGCAAACTTACCAAAGCTGCTTCTACATCTGGTAGTGATGTTGAGGTAAGGATGGTATTATATGCTGACTCTGCTTGGGTCTTATAGTCATCAAACGTTGGTGTAGGAGCTGTACCGCTTGTTGCACCGGTAGCTGAAGCCCTGGTAGATGTAAAAGCAGCACTGAGCCTATCCAGGAGGTTCATCAAAGAGTTTCTTGCAGAGCGCAAAAGGCTCCAACGACCTACAGAATCTGTTTTAGGCTCTTCGGGTTTAGCTTTAGTCCCTGCTATCTTTTCAGCTTCTGCGCTCTTATTTGCTGCACTCGCCTCTATTCCTCGCGAAGAAAGATCTGCTGAAGCCGTGCGTTCTGTTTCGTCTATAGGACCTGGACCACCAATAGGATTAACCATAAAAACTCAAAAAATAATAAAAAATCTTTAGTTTCATTATAAATAATAAAAAAAAAGCTCACACTAATAATTAATGTGAGCCTATTTTTAAAGATTTTGTTAAAAACAAAATTAAAATGCTGAAATTATGCCAAGATCGAACTTTCTAAAAGTGAAGTCGTTCCCTAACTTACTGTTTGCAGGTTTTGAGTAAGCCGCATAAGCTCTGAAAGATAAAGAATCTGTAATCCCATACATATATAAAAAAGAAGATCCTTTATAATTCGTAAAACCATTAGCCTCTTTAGGATCATAATTAGCCGCAATAGCCTGGGCAAACCAAAACTTCAATAAGTTACCACGACCGATGCCAGAAACGTCTATTTCTGGAACTGATAATGCCTGAACATATTCATAGCGTATTGTTGCTGACCAATCTCCAGCTTTTCTAAGTCCCCCTAAAGTTCCGCCAACAAACCAAGCAATGTTTTCCTTTTTATTTAAAGTTGTTTTAGTAGCCTTGGCCAAAGCGTTTGTCAAAACTGCTCCATAAAGATAGAGAGGTTTTTTCTTTCCATTTATCCAAGGGATCTGACTATGTTTTCCCACTAACCATTGCCACACCAAGTACTTATATTTCATAGTATTTGTGACAGCTTTTTCTGTTGATGAAGTTTCAACCGGAGTAAAGGTATTCCAGTCAACAACACTACACTTTACAAAAAACTGTTTGGGTAAACGATTTACAATTCCCTCTACAACCCAAGCATAGTGTTTTTTAGCCATGTTCACAACAAAAGGGCCTCCATGAACAATCACTTGATAAGGGTAATTCGCAGAAAGTTGACGTGTCCAATATAAATGCACTCCATCAAAGTTAGTTTGGAATTCCACCTCTGACTCAAAAAGATCTCCTAAACTAGATCGTCCGACTTCTACAAAAAAATCTGTACGAGTATCAGGATTCTTATACAAACGGTATCCTAGAAACGCTCTGTTAATATCAACACCAGCTGCAGTTTGTTCTCCTCCTGCAACTGCCATCCAATTCATCTTAGAAGATAGCCAATTCCTTTCAGCTCGATAATCAATATAAAGATAAAATTCGCTACGATAACGATTTACTGGTAAAGGATTGTACTTATCTTCCTTTGAAGGACGCTTTATATCCTCTCTAGAATACAACCATCGAGCTCTTACATCTCCAGCTATTCTTAAAACGCCATCTTGCTTTCGCGTTTCTACAAAGCCCCGTTTACTTAGGTATTCTTTTACTTCATCTAGAGTTGTATAGGATAGATTTTTTCCTTTTTGTTCAGAGATAGGAAGTTCAGCATAGCCTAAATTTGTCAGCGCTAGCAGCACCACACTCCCTAACCATTGATATACCTGTCTTTTCATAGTATCCTTAGTATCAATATTAAGTATAGAAACAGAAGACCACGCAAGCTATCAAAATCTAAAGCCAAAAGGAAAGGAGCTAACGAATTAATTCTGATTATCTTGCATTAAGTGTTGTCTTTGTAAAAGACCACGTTGTCCACGCCAGTATTCAAAAGAAGTCAAATTAATAAGATCTTCTACTCGAAGTAGTTTTGCAAAACCAAACAAAAAAGCCAAGAAAATGAAGCTCTCAGATAAAAAAGCTACAGCCTGAGCAAATATCGATGATAATGGCCAAGCAAGCGGTGTGAGGGGGGTTAAAAAGATGACGTATGTAGTTCGTGTGAGAAAATTTAAACCTAAAGTAATCATACAGGCAAGTATTGTGGTTCCCATAACTTTCGTAGACCGTCGTATGCTTTCCCAAAGTAGTTTAGAATACATGGGAAGCCTTTTGGAGGAATAATACCAGAGGAAGTATAGCTGTACCCAGGCAGTTATTGAAGTAGCATAGGAAATGCCTGAAACATCTTTTAAGATCCACCGACCTAAAATTAAACTTAGAACAATGTTCGCCAGGGCGGTGCCAATACCTATAAACAGTGGCACTGTATAATGTCGTTGGGCATAAAAAAGAACCGATACTAAAGGAGCTAAAGCCATAGGAATAATACTTGGACTGTAGCCTCGAAGCACACGAACAATGGCATACACAGCACTTTGAGGGAACAAACCATGTTCATAAAGAACCCGAACTCCAGGCAAAGCTAAAAGCAACAGACCCGCTGTCATAATAATCATTACAGAAATAGTCAGGTTAAGAACAAACTTCATAAGTTCTAATCCCCGGTCGTGATCTTCTCGTTGTACACAACGAGAAATTGCAGGTAAAAGAACAGTAAACACGCCAAAACCAAATAGATGTATAGGCAACTGATAAATCTTTAAAGAATACATTAAATATAATGGTCCTATTTCGTGAACATATCTTGCTAAGCAGATATCAGAAAGTAAATTGAGTTGAAATATGCTTGAGGTCAGAATTCCTAAGGATAAAGGAGCAAGTAAAGCTCTAACACTATCGTGTTCTTTAGGAGGAGTTTTAGCACTTAATAAAAATTTCCACACTCCAGGGACAGTGATTAACCACTCCAAGAAAAAACCAACAACTAAAGCTACTGATAAACCAATAATACGCTCTCTTGAGTCTGAATGACGAGCAGCTATAACAAAGAAAATCCAAATGATGTTTACAACAACAGGAGCTAATCCGACACCAAAAAATTTGTTTTCACAGTGCAGTAAAGCCCCATTTACGTTATACATCATTAAGAAAATTCCACAAGGCAGGAGTATCATAGTAATAAGAATAATATCGTAAGATCCTCCTTCAACATACTGAAGCACAACCCCTAAAATTAACTCAACAAGTAGCGTAAATAAGATAGCGCAGCCTTTAATCAATCTAGAAAAGCGTCGGAAAAAGAACGCGGCACGATCTATACTTTGAGCACGAAGAAATTCAAAATAAGGAATGAAGGCCTGTTCCAAAATCAGCCCCCCTAAAATTTTTCTTAAGAAAAATACCGTTCGGAAACCCAGCCAAAAAGCAGCCACAATAGGGTCTGCTCCAAAATAGGTGGCCATTGTAATTTCTCGAAATATTCCCGTAACACGACTACAGAAAGTTCCAGATAAAATGTTAAAAATTGAGCGGGCTACGGAAACTTCACTGTCTTTTCTACTCATTAAGCTCTCTTTCCTTTTATCCTTATGTTCTATTTATAACTCTCATTTGAAAATTATTACGACTTGTTCTTAGATTTTGATATATGGTTGTTAAGAACAATGGCATTTTTTCAACAACACTATTTCAATAATCAAAATTGTAAAAAAGTTGCTCTAAGCAAATAGGAGGTCTTCAAAAAGACTTAAATTTCACATTAACAAGATGTACATTTTCATAATTTTTACGATGTCCACTATAACTTTAGTAGTTTTTTCTATATAGAACTGATATTTTTCTTCTTATTAAACAAAGATTTTACAAAAGTTTTTGGAATGATTCTTTAAAATATATTTTTCTATGTCATAACCAGACTATAGATTTCATTCTCTCCAAAAAACAAGAGAAGCAAACGATCTATTTACAAAACATGATATGCTTTTACTAAACTTTAATCGAATTGCAAAATCCTAAAAATTAAAATCACAATAAAGCAGAAATATTTCTTATTAAAATAAAGAACTTTAAGAAAAAATGACACAAGATATTATGAAAATACTTCCTCCCCCTAACGACCTTTTACTAGGTGCACACACCTCTATTGCTGGAGGACTTAAAAATGCCATTTATGAAGGCCGAGATATCGGAGCTTCTACAGTTCAAATTTTTACTGCAAATCAAAGACAATGGCAGAGACGTACTCTACAAGAAGAAACTGTGACTGATTTTAAAAAAGCACTTAAAGAAACCCATCTTTCCTATATTATGAGTCATGCAGGATACTTAATTAACCCTGGGGCGCCCGATCCTATAATTCTGGAGAAAAGTCGTATTGGTATTTATCAGGAAATTACTGATTGTATTACTTTAGGAATCTCTTTCGTTAATTTTCATCCCGGGGCCGCTCTTAAGAGTTCTCAAGAAGATTGTCTTGATAAAATTATTCAAAGCTTTAGCTTGTCTGCTTCTTTATTTGATAATTCGCCTCCTCTTGTTGTCTTACTAGAAACTACAGCAGGACAAGGAAGTTTAATTGGCAGTACTTTTCAAGAACTAGGTTATCTTGTTCAAAATCTTAAGCATAAAATTCCCATTGGCGTATGTATAGATACATGTCATATTTTTGCTGCGGGTTATGATATCACTTCACAAAAGGGATGGCGAAATGTTCTTGAAGAATTTGATAAATACGTAGGTCTATCGTATTTACGCGCTTTTCATCTCAATGACTCTATGTTTCCATTAGGACAAAATAAAGATCGTCACGCGCCTATTGGGAAAGGCTACATAGGGAAGGAATCTTTTAAATTTCTAATGACAAATGAACAAACTAAAAAAATTCCTAAATATTTAGAAACTCCTGGAGGTCCTGAAAACTGGCAAAAAGAAATTCGAGAACTTTTGGAACTTTCAAAAAATCACAATCAATAATTTGGTTATCTTCGCAGTTAAAAACTGCTATTTTTTAACCAAAAAAACTTCAGAAAAAAAACGCCGTCCTTGTTAGAACGGCGTTTTCTGAAAGAATTTCTTAATAATCGCAATTAGGTTCTGTGAGACAGAAATTCACAAACTACAGAAATATTAATAGGTAAAGGCAATTGAGCCT is a window from the Chlamydia serpentis genome containing:
- a CDS encoding CT620/CT621 family type III secretion system effector; translated protein: MIYSSSISTSCSKLRIVFPIQSYAQKHTDLFEHIVSHERVTADRYILEKLIQVLEQKGNERYRHAVEQLHKHQVESKTVMTSIPVIAIHEKPLSSDNASIVVTASTPIAGSGTYYNAVKQKWGQDLIVNINSVMIKIMAAVQSKNPTNRDVFEKLNTELQRLLTAGTNLTEQDFESLYTFPDQIFVAIQRADTFTGGMKTDFTNQLANQYGNEATLVQTFADGRVEGLNDILSAVEGMLTPEQFVSFGEIKQELQTLADHVGNFDEAGLQQITDAGEKLAALIDSSELSRNDKISFCQDITGLYKDQVNALTSFDTVVAASIYVNQHQGTMFSNLTSFVGSLIGVFAPIDLSVSQGDISSAAIAGALQTARGINSRFNELTTEQKTLINECVKSLDSFKGGEHLGAIWAYFTASTVVALNPSATMEDVKSAILEEAKELDNTDFYLAPAMKGAMNQIVNSNGQFSITVNSNNFQYTIYINNSGKVEINQILLNYGSTGFLPEITRLAQGSAEATARAYFRFKALANVESETMGNKIQELQEQLKQFTSMKNELFNGQLLAQASELRALPLPSAVASVLIDRYMPKEVDYLNEIYTKLYYSNLGSSVGNNVLNSTSQYVNGATYFNFASYVGQQPAVGAGGSDAFPGSQQSAQAKLDLERKQAALYLQETRQALTVLAEERDRVLKDDKLTNEQRSTILDNLRDYEDNINAISGSLVLLQNYLLPLSISAGSVAGTFIVNGGQTQWQSRLQILEEALVSGLVGNTISGGMFPLQSTIQSDQQSFADMGQNFQLDLQMHLTSMQQEWTVVATSLQLLNQMYLSLARSLTG
- a CDS encoding lipid II flippase MurJ, yielding MSRKDSEVSVARSIFNILSGTFCSRVTGIFREITMATYFGADPIVAAFWLGFRTVFFLRKILGGLILEQAFIPYFEFLRAQSIDRAAFFFRRFSRLIKGCAILFTLLVELILGVVLQYVEGGSYDIILITMILLPCGIFLMMYNVNGALLHCENKFFGVGLAPVVVNIIWIFFVIAARHSDSRERIIGLSVALVVGFFLEWLITVPGVWKFLLSAKTPPKEHDSVRALLAPLSLGILTSSIFQLNLLSDICLARYVHEIGPLYLMYSLKIYQLPIHLFGFGVFTVLLPAISRCVQREDHDRGLELMKFVLNLTISVMIIMTAGLLLLALPGVRVLYEHGLFPQSAVYAIVRVLRGYSPSIIPMALAPLVSVLFYAQRHYTVPLFIGIGTALANIVLSLILGRWILKDVSGISYATSITAWVQLYFLWYYSSKRLPMYSKLLWESIRRSTKVMGTTILACMITLGLNFLTRTTYVIFLTPLTPLAWPLSSIFAQAVAFLSESFIFLAFLFGFAKLLRVEDLINLTSFEYWRGQRGLLQRQHLMQDNQN
- a CDS encoding CT620/CT621 family type III secretion system effector, with the translated sequence MSTFSIQNRPRTISGESAHIIKLDHKYSGFDPRSVPAINLEELNSGIYALRHLMNALQSENANIACFLNPNNTIFPTTEVRSYLKNLPLQASAPGRALRSPADLLSTAALALVPIIDAGLTELVDSVTEINLSSLSTISTVRQLMKSYLNLTSLTPEQERAVFASASVPSEENLISHVKQEKATEIKAKQDEIKASLEAQGVPPEEIEKILQAYPDTYATEFIKEFIEQPLHTYRSQVGGPITSMNETAIQNMPIPPTITPDNVNDVNGMMILSTILKSINDAVKQAPALAGDEEIITMLQTLIPLSDKTNFTAIELKTIYTGTQLPNTKALENYLSNRQIAEYRGKITAMYRTSVHNLSSTQRTVANNRKMLEEELSIFQQAQNCFVTWISQANALRTGITNNYTSAVLTTSMEMYGGLLCLSYMYERLSTNAKAIFDKSVNEYLKIIIIEGGSWVSGWIAKMAAYQELAEYSLGTAVTSQNQIKDYLQRRGNEFKNTRHFFHDIGDQMYQFANDPVFGNSLTTKNGALQPNLAGFIQEAMINVGTVRNDYVSNAQRILNEFNTSASAYTTQLQLQIAALQKKYDDLDPQQASFTENRQFAVAAWLASESLGNALISMILKSQLPKQEAFLEPLIEEINFNNIAANALNSLLQITNEFSTTSVYYSLSSYLVQSKTGQDLFAGDYYETLLAASREREYIARDTAKCKQAITLVNELLKKIQNLPGATSAQKQEMLNATTYYQYSLSVTLNQLTVLESLFVSITMSLKTAADGKYEKSVFQILGFDNWIPTLAALESFLTSGFPNISATGGLGPLFTQVQSDQQNYTSQSQTQQLNLQNQMTNIQQEWTLVSTSMQVLNGILSQLASAIYSN
- a CDS encoding deoxyribonuclease IV, whose translation is MKILPPPNDLLLGAHTSIAGGLKNAIYEGRDIGASTVQIFTANQRQWQRRTLQEETVTDFKKALKETHLSYIMSHAGYLINPGAPDPIILEKSRIGIYQEITDCITLGISFVNFHPGAALKSSQEDCLDKIIQSFSLSASLFDNSPPLVVLLETTAGQGSLIGSTFQELGYLVQNLKHKIPIGVCIDTCHIFAAGYDITSQKGWRNVLEEFDKYVGLSYLRAFHLNDSMFPLGQNKDRHAPIGKGYIGKESFKFLMTNEQTKKIPKYLETPGGPENWQKEIRELLELSKNHNQ